A genomic region of Clostridia bacterium contains the following coding sequences:
- a CDS encoding L,D-transpeptidase family protein, which yields MHYRRITSLLLLLCFFAGPARPAWGAASLLPHHYGCTAENENYYLTDPPMVSYEIYELEERLLELGYPPGDVDGRFDQATDQAVRSFQRDHGLEVNGVVNRRFWQTLALGTDKTVTSRTPPPEGPVKIVIDLDRRTLTVYSQGGIYKEYPVAIGKKETPSPVGEWKIVHKSTNWGGGFGTRWLGLNVPWGIYGIHGTNKPWSIGREASHGCFRMYNRDVEEIYPWVTYGTPVIVKGKIQFFPGYQVRDLKTGATGPDVVNLQLKLKEEGLLWGPADGRFGALTALAVKYYQTLHGLPNDGIVEAKTRQALSL from the coding sequence ATGCATTACCGGCGGATCACCAGCCTGCTCTTGTTATTATGCTTCTTTGCCGGCCCGGCACGGCCTGCTTGGGGAGCTGCCTCCCTGCTGCCGCACCATTACGGCTGCACGGCGGAAAATGAAAACTACTACCTCACCGACCCTCCCATGGTGAGCTATGAAATCTATGAACTGGAAGAACGCCTGCTGGAACTGGGTTATCCCCCCGGGGACGTGGACGGGAGATTTGACCAGGCCACCGATCAAGCCGTCCGGTCTTTCCAGCGAGATCACGGCTTAGAGGTTAACGGCGTAGTCAACCGCAGGTTTTGGCAAACCCTGGCTTTGGGCACGGACAAGACCGTCACCAGCCGCACCCCTCCCCCGGAAGGACCGGTGAAAATCGTCATTGATCTTGACCGCAGGACATTGACGGTTTATTCCCAAGGAGGGATCTACAAAGAATACCCTGTCGCCATTGGCAAAAAAGAAACCCCCTCTCCGGTGGGGGAGTGGAAGATTGTTCATAAAAGCACGAACTGGGGCGGCGGCTTCGGGACCAGGTGGTTAGGGCTGAACGTTCCTTGGGGCATCTACGGCATTCACGGGACCAACAAACCCTGGTCCATCGGCCGGGAGGCATCCCACGGCTGTTTCCGGATGTACAACCGGGACGTGGAGGAAATCTACCCCTGGGTTACCTACGGCACACCGGTGATTGTCAAAGGGAAAATCCAATTCTTCCCCGGCTATCAAGTCCGGGACTTGAAAACCGGCGCCACGGGCCCTGACGTGGTAAACCTGCAGCTTAAACTAAAAGAGGAAGGATTATTATGGGGGCCTGCTGACGGGAGGTTCGGTGCCCTAACCGCCCTAGCGGTGAAATACTACCAGACCCTCCATGGGCTGCCCAACGACGGCATCGTGGAAGCAAAAACCCGGCAAGCCCTATCCTTGTAG
- a CDS encoding DMT family transporter, producing MALVLALTSGIAMALQGTLNSALAKIIGLLEATLVVHLTATVTILLMLFGFGLGSGELGKLREAPWYLLLGGLLGVAITYLVVASIPKVGVALATTAIIVGQVSTACLVDHLGLFGMEKYPFTWHRLAGLILLAAGARLMLSNS from the coding sequence ATGGCATTAGTGTTGGCTCTTACTTCGGGGATAGCCATGGCCCTGCAGGGCACCCTTAATTCCGCCCTGGCAAAAATCATTGGGCTCTTAGAAGCAACCTTGGTGGTGCATTTAACCGCCACCGTGACCATTTTACTGATGCTTTTCGGCTTCGGTTTGGGCAGCGGGGAACTGGGCAAGTTGAGAGAAGCACCCTGGTATTTGCTTTTAGGAGGGCTGCTGGGTGTGGCCATTACCTATTTGGTAGTGGCCAGCATTCCGAAGGTCGGGGTGGCCCTGGCGACGACGGCCATTATCGTGGGACAGGTGAGCACCGCTTGCCTGGTGGACCACTTGGGTTTGTTCGGTATGGAAAAATACCCGTTTACCTGGCACCGGTTAGCCGGTCTCATCCTTTTGGCCGCCGGCGCCCGGCTCATGTTGAGCAACAGTTGA